Proteins encoded within one genomic window of Sphingobacterium sp. lm-10:
- a CDS encoding aminopeptidase P family protein, translating into MEHIKKLAAVRESMAERGIDAYIIPSADPHISEYLPDRFKAIAWTSGFTGSAGTLVITQNFAGLWTDARYFVQGREQLTDTGFELVKLKVQHKAEYVEWLGEKFGKGNTVAFDGNLTSLLLAKTVKEKLEPLGIVVNGSEDLLDAAWEDRPLLPTDSAYLIHPDTTGQDATSKIAAIRLKMEKLHTQAHIISSLDDLAWTLNIRGNDVPCNPVVLGFLIIELQRATLFIDRTKLSAEDQAELNRAGVDIQPYDSVHAYIQQLAVEQLLIDPKRTCYAVYESIPAHVTVLEDTNPSTFLKAVKNPTEVSFTRETMLKDGVALTRFFKWLEENVGHESLTEISIADQLQAFRAAQDGFVDISFDTIAGYLEHGALPHYKATPKSDATLKASGLLLVDSGGQYTSGTTDITRVVSLGNITQVEQEDYTIVLKGLIEGSMAIFPQGTRGYQVDAITRRPIWETLRNYGHGTGHGVGFFLNVHEGPHVLNPSNVDVAIEEGMISSIEPGLYREGSYGIRIENLVLSRALSHNEFGDFMDFETLTICYIATDLVNKSLLDTKHIEWLNEYNNWAYNQLAPLLTAEEGDWLKEKTQAI; encoded by the coding sequence ATGGAGCATATCAAAAAGCTGGCAGCTGTTCGCGAATCCATGGCGGAGCGTGGCATAGATGCCTATATCATACCTTCTGCCGATCCGCATATCAGTGAGTACTTGCCGGATCGTTTTAAAGCAATTGCCTGGACATCCGGATTTACCGGATCAGCGGGCACCTTGGTTATTACCCAAAATTTTGCCGGGTTATGGACAGATGCACGCTACTTTGTCCAAGGTCGCGAGCAATTAACGGACACCGGTTTTGAACTAGTCAAACTAAAAGTGCAGCATAAAGCCGAATATGTAGAATGGCTTGGTGAAAAGTTTGGCAAAGGCAATACGGTAGCCTTCGATGGCAATTTAACCTCTCTTCTTCTTGCAAAGACGGTCAAAGAAAAGCTGGAACCTCTCGGTATCGTGGTAAACGGTAGCGAAGACTTATTGGATGCAGCCTGGGAAGATAGACCATTGCTTCCAACCGACTCCGCGTACCTTATCCACCCGGATACCACCGGACAAGATGCGACCAGTAAGATTGCAGCTATTCGTCTTAAGATGGAAAAACTCCATACGCAAGCGCATATCATCTCATCGTTAGACGACTTAGCATGGACATTAAACATTCGTGGAAACGATGTACCCTGCAATCCTGTGGTATTAGGCTTCCTAATCATTGAACTACAACGCGCAACGTTATTTATTGATCGTACAAAACTTTCTGCGGAAGATCAGGCGGAGCTGAATAGAGCGGGCGTAGATATACAGCCCTACGACAGCGTGCATGCCTATATTCAGCAGCTTGCGGTGGAGCAGCTATTGATCGATCCTAAGCGCACTTGTTATGCAGTTTACGAAAGTATTCCTGCACATGTTACCGTGTTGGAAGATACGAACCCATCTACGTTTCTGAAGGCGGTAAAAAATCCGACGGAGGTAAGCTTTACACGCGAAACGATGTTGAAGGACGGTGTGGCACTCACACGTTTCTTCAAGTGGCTCGAAGAAAATGTAGGTCATGAATCTTTAACAGAAATCAGCATTGCTGATCAGCTGCAGGCTTTCCGCGCAGCACAGGATGGTTTTGTCGATATTTCGTTCGATACCATTGCCGGATATTTGGAGCATGGCGCTTTACCGCATTACAAAGCAACTCCTAAAAGTGATGCAACCTTGAAGGCATCGGGATTGTTGTTGGTAGATTCGGGTGGTCAATATACTTCTGGAACCACAGATATTACACGCGTGGTTTCTTTGGGAAATATCACCCAAGTCGAACAAGAAGATTATACTATAGTACTAAAAGGGTTAATCGAAGGGTCGATGGCGATCTTCCCACAAGGCACTCGCGGCTATCAGGTAGATGCGATTACACGTCGACCAATTTGGGAGACCCTTCGCAATTACGGACATGGTACTGGACATGGTGTGGGTTTTTTCCTGAACGTGCACGAAGGGCCACATGTCTTGAACCCCTCCAATGTTGATGTCGCCATCGAAGAAGGCATGATTTCTTCCATAGAGCCAGGACTGTACCGCGAAGGATCCTACGGTATTCGTATCGAAAACTTGGTATTGAGCCGTGCACTATCTCATAATGAATTCGGTGATTTCATGGACTTCGAGACATTGACTATTTGCTATATCGCCACAGATTTGGTTAATAAATCATTGCTGGATACAAAGCATATCGAATGGCTAAACGAATATAATAACTGGGCTTATAATCAACTAGCGCCTTTGCTCACCGCAGAAGAAGGTGACTGGTTGAAAGAAAAGACTCAGGCAATTTAA
- the dacB gene encoding D-alanyl-D-alanine carboxypeptidase/D-alanyl-D-alanine-endopeptidase: MVFFRFLLSFLFTCLLANSYAQSLSSKLPVAFTQFRNEGGLASDNVSLVVMDTKKGDILFEHRANTGMATASTLKVITSITALDVLGPEYSYTTTVSYAGTVDKSGVLKGDLIIKGTGDPTLGSDRYANTKAQNILDHWTFAIKQLGITRIDGRVIGDDRIFGGNQVPAGWPAADIGNYYGAGISGLNWKENKTGITFSPAAIGRSAIIKSISDDLSYLTIRNEVTTGNAGTGDKVFGFSSPYASTILLKGTYGKDLRKTIEISIPDPAYQLARDLKSNLEKEGITINGVAASAYKLPDYADHIGKTIAVHQSPKLAEIIYWFNQKSINLYGEALLKTIGKEKSHLKTTTESAEYVIAYWKSKLNIPKKDLGMLDGSGLSPANRITASAMSSIMLYARDRNWYTDFHNSLPSINHMKMKSGTIGGVLGYTGFQTSAGGEELTFTLFVNNYKGSSANMRQRMFKLLNVLKQ, translated from the coding sequence ATGGTATTTTTTAGATTCTTATTATCTTTTTTGTTTACCTGTTTGCTTGCCAATAGCTATGCGCAAAGCCTAAGCAGTAAATTACCAGTGGCGTTCACTCAGTTTAGAAACGAAGGCGGACTTGCCTCCGATAACGTATCCCTGGTAGTGATGGATACTAAAAAAGGGGATATCCTATTTGAACATCGAGCCAATACTGGGATGGCTACCGCCTCTACACTAAAAGTAATCACCAGTATTACCGCATTGGATGTACTTGGGCCAGAATACAGTTACACGACCACAGTTTCTTATGCCGGCACTGTAGACAAATCGGGCGTCTTAAAAGGAGACCTCATCATTAAAGGTACTGGCGACCCAACGCTTGGCAGTGATCGCTATGCGAACACCAAAGCACAAAACATTCTGGACCATTGGACATTTGCTATTAAGCAGCTCGGCATTACACGCATTGACGGACGAGTTATTGGCGACGATCGTATATTCGGAGGAAATCAAGTGCCTGCTGGATGGCCAGCTGCGGATATAGGCAACTATTATGGAGCAGGCATATCGGGCTTGAACTGGAAGGAGAACAAGACAGGCATTACCTTCTCGCCCGCAGCCATTGGCAGATCTGCTATCATAAAAAGCATTTCAGACGACCTGAGTTATCTGACGATCCGCAATGAAGTGACCACCGGAAATGCAGGAACAGGCGACAAAGTTTTTGGTTTTTCCAGCCCCTATGCTAGTACTATTCTTTTAAAAGGGACTTATGGCAAGGACCTTAGAAAAACGATAGAAATCTCGATTCCTGACCCAGCGTATCAGCTTGCTCGCGACTTGAAATCAAATCTGGAAAAAGAAGGCATTACGATAAATGGTGTGGCTGCGTCCGCTTACAAATTACCGGATTACGCGGATCACATCGGAAAAACAATTGCGGTACATCAATCTCCAAAATTAGCAGAGATCATCTATTGGTTCAATCAGAAAAGCATCAATTTATATGGAGAAGCGCTTTTAAAAACAATCGGCAAGGAAAAAAGTCATCTAAAAACCACCACTGAGAGCGCTGAATATGTGATTGCTTATTGGAAAAGTAAATTGAACATTCCCAAAAAAGATCTCGGAATGTTGGACGGTAGCGGCTTATCGCCCGCTAATCGCATTACCGCTAGCGCCATGAGCAGCATCATGCTATACGCTCGCGATAGAAATTGGTATACCGATTTTCACAATAGCTTGCCCAGCATCAACCACATGAAGATGAAGAGTGGTACAATCGGTGGTGTACTCGGCTATACCGGGTTTCAGACGAGCGCCGGCGGAGAGGAGCTCACCTTTACTTTATTTGTAAACAACTACAAGGGAAGTTCGGCCAATATGCGTCAGCGGATGTTCAAATTACTGAACGTCTTAAAACAATAG